From the Cryptomeria japonica chromosome 2, Sugi_1.0, whole genome shotgun sequence genome, one window contains:
- the LOC131050952 gene encoding uncharacterized protein LOC131050952, which translates to MINTNATTSMMKFSFILGFVVLLFINHFQCYKADEETEPAPTCQKYECPPYISIHKDEEFEIRLYNHTIWMSTSEIASTSFKDATKEGFLKLLDYVKGDNKEEQKVPMTAPAVTDVILFSGSPSCYNSSFAIRLPIPTQFQDSPPAAMDDMELHPQVFNSHCTAVRTFGGFTTDQNVKDEAKKLKATLVGTPWGTLLRSNFSNECLSKDDPPVFTVAQYNSPFENVSRVNEIWFTLEDSKGTMCSI; encoded by the exons ATGATCAATACAAATGCCACAACTTCCATGATGAAATTCAGCTTCATACTTGGCTTTGTTGTACTGTTGTTTATAAACCATTTTCAGTGCTACAAAGCTGATGAAGAAACAGAGCCAGCTCCCACCTGCCAAAAGTATGAATGCCCTCCCTATATCAGCATTCATAAAGATGAGGAATTTGAGATCAGGCTTTACAACCATACAATCTGGATGTCCACCTCAGAAATAGCTTCCACTTCTTTCAAAGATGCCACCAAGGAGGGATTCCTCAA GTTGCTTGATTATGTGAAGGGGGACAACAAAGAAGAGCAAAAAGTGCCCATGACAGCACCAGCTGTGACGGATGTAATATTGTTTAGTGGAAGTCCTTCCTGCTATAACTCTTCCTTTGCCATTCGCCTGCCCATTCCCACACAATTCCAAGACTCTCCTCCTGCTGCAATGGATGACATGGAGCTGCACCCACAAGTGTTCAACTCTCATTGTACTGCTGTGAGGACTTTTGGGGGATTTACAACAGACCAGAATGTCAAAGACGAGGCCAAGAAGCTTAAGGCAACTCTTGTTGGAACTCCTTGGGGAACTTTGCTAAGGAGTAATTTTAGCAATGAGTGTTTGTCTAAGGACGATCCCCCTGTTTTTACAGTTGCACAATATAATTCTCCCTTTGAAAATGTTAGTAGGGTTAATGAAATTTGGTTCACCTTGGAGGATTCTAAGGGCACCATGTGTTCAATATAG
- the LOC131050953 gene encoding uncharacterized protein LOC131050953, whose protein sequence is MVATNAMMKFTFMLGLVVLLFINHFQCYKADNDTDPAPTCKKYECPPYITIHKDQEFEIRLYNRTVWMSTSEIASNSFKKATREGVLKLRDYVKGNNKEEKKVPMTAPVVTDAKLSSGSSSYYNSSFVVRLHMPKQFQDSPPAAMDDMELHPHLINSRCTAVRAFGGFTTDQNIKEEAKKLKETLVGTPWGTLLRSNFTNECLSKDVPFVFIVA, encoded by the exons ATGGTGGCTACAAATGCCATGATGAAATTCACCTTCATGCTTGGCCTTGTTGTATTGTTGTTCATAAACCATTTTCAGTGCTACAAAGCTGATAATGATACAGACCCAGCTCCCACCTGCAAAAAGTACGAATGCCCTCCCTATATCACCATTCACAAAGACCAGGAGTTTGAGATCAGGCTTTACAATCGTACAGTCTGGATGTCCACCTCAGAAATAGCTTCCAATTCTTTCAAAAAGGCCACCAGGGAGGGAGTCCTCAA GTTGCGCGATTATGTGAAGggcaacaacaaagaagagaaaaaaGTGCCCATGACAGCACCAGTTGTGACAGATGCAAAATTGTCTAGTGGAAGTTCTTCCTACTATAACTCTTCCTTTGTGGTTCGCCTGCACATGCCCAAACAATTCCAAGACTCTCCTCCTGCTGCAATGGATGACATGGAGCTGCACCCACATCTCATAAACTCTCGGTGTACTGCTGTGAGGGCTTTTGGAGGATTTACAACAGACCAGAATATCAAGGAGGAGGCTAAGAAGCTTAAAGAAACTCTTGTTGGAACTCCTTGGGGAACTTTGCTGAGGAGTAATTTTACCAATGAGTGTTTGTCTAAGGATGTTCCCTTTGTTTTTATAGTTGCATAG